From Sphingopyxis sp. USTB-05, the proteins below share one genomic window:
- a CDS encoding Hsp20 family protein: MRNSFDWTPYRRSTVGFDRLFDFLETGGSGAENYPPFDIEKVADDHFRITVAVAGFKSDEIDITAQQNMLTVSGRKAPVAEGEGRQLLYSGIATRAFERRFQLADFVRVDSADLADGLLVIDLVREVPEAMKPHKIAIGAAQPTIVDKKAA, from the coding sequence ATGCGTAACAGTTTCGACTGGACCCCCTATCGCCGTTCGACCGTCGGTTTCGACCGCCTGTTCGATTTCCTCGAAACGGGCGGTTCGGGCGCCGAAAATTATCCGCCCTTCGACATTGAAAAGGTCGCCGACGATCATTTCCGCATCACCGTCGCGGTCGCCGGTTTCAAGTCGGACGAGATCGATATTACCGCGCAGCAGAATATGCTGACCGTCAGCGGCCGCAAGGCGCCGGTCGCCGAAGGCGAGGGGCGTCAGCTCCTCTATAGCGGGATTGCAACGCGCGCGTTCGAGCGCCGCTTTCAGCTTGCCGATTTCGTGCGCGTCGACAGCGCCGACCTGGCCGACGGGCTGCTCGTTATCGATCTGGTACGAGAAGTGCCTGAGGCGATGAAGCCGCACAAGATTGCGATCGGCGCCGCACAGCCGACGATCGTGGACAAGAAGGCCGCGTAA
- a CDS encoding DUF1491 family protein: MTRLKSRFLVDLLLRRTEAAGGFATVLAKGDENSGIILVQCSDRGELGPLLERRFSANGHYIWEAVGPADAKDSESRAAYQERRRKADPDLWLIELDIADAPQLVAEWAALT; encoded by the coding sequence GTGACGCGGCTCAAAAGCCGCTTCCTCGTCGACCTGTTGCTTCGCCGGACCGAAGCGGCGGGCGGTTTCGCGACCGTGCTCGCCAAGGGCGACGAAAATTCGGGCATCATCCTTGTCCAGTGCAGCGATCGCGGCGAACTGGGACCGTTGCTCGAACGGCGTTTTTCGGCGAATGGCCACTATATCTGGGAAGCCGTCGGTCCGGCCGACGCAAAAGATAGTGAATCGCGCGCCGCCTATCAGGAGCGGCGGCGAAAGGCCGATCCCGATCTGTGGCTGATCGAACTGGATATCGCAGATGCGCCACAACTCGTCGCGGAGTGGGCCGCGCTAACTTGA
- a CDS encoding pyrimidine 5'-nucleotidase, whose product MMPALDHIDSWIFDLDNTLYAPSAKLFDLIDERMGAFIMRLLNVDAVEARRVQKQYFHDHGTTMAGLMRHHGVDPEDFLVDVHDIALDRLTVDARLRAGLERLPGRKLIFTNADADYAARVLDARGIADLFDGICDIRVTRYTPKPEAAAYDMMVAHLGIDPAKSLFVEDMARNLTPAKALGMTTVWLDNGSESGHRDHLPEHVDFHATDIADWLDTLPLPWGIS is encoded by the coding sequence ATCATGCCCGCACTCGACCATATCGACAGCTGGATCTTCGATCTCGACAACACGCTCTATGCGCCGTCGGCGAAGCTGTTCGACCTGATCGACGAGCGCATGGGCGCCTTCATCATGCGGCTTCTGAACGTCGACGCGGTCGAGGCGCGGCGAGTCCAGAAGCAATATTTCCACGATCATGGCACGACGATGGCGGGGCTGATGCGCCACCACGGTGTCGATCCAGAGGATTTTCTGGTCGACGTTCACGACATTGCGCTCGACCGGCTGACCGTCGATGCGCGGCTGCGCGCGGGGCTGGAACGGCTGCCGGGGCGCAAGCTGATCTTCACCAACGCCGATGCCGATTACGCAGCGCGCGTGCTGGATGCACGCGGGATCGCGGACCTGTTCGACGGCATCTGCGACATCCGCGTCACGCGCTATACCCCGAAGCCCGAAGCCGCCGCCTATGACATGATGGTCGCTCACCTTGGCATTGATCCCGCAAAAAGCCTGTTCGTCGAGGATATGGCGCGCAATCTGACGCCCGCCAAAGCGCTCGGCATGACGACCGTCTGGCTGGACAATGGCAGCGAAAGCGGCCATCGCGACCACCTGCCCGAGCATGTCGATTTCCACGCGACCGACATCGCCGACTGGCTCGATACACTGCCATTACCTTGGGGAATTTCATGA
- a CDS encoding TonB-dependent receptor — MSAVFHGSSIVVAALLSVAPAAAQEPTGDAPPAIPVPVNGAERYTPADFTRFAPRTALDMVEKVPGFLILTGTNGGNRGLGAATENVLINGERIANKSTDARTALARITAAEVAYIDIVDGAGLNVPGLTGQVANVVLVAGAGSGGFKTTIRWQPEWRPRLEKNWLNGEISTTGKLGGTNVTLSLKNEARRQGHWGPEQRFDGNGDLLFVRDEFGRYNADQPRLSAALARTTANGNKWNFNLGGQLVNLDERVDGISVQPGAGTVREAFRFTEDEHNFDIGGDYELGLGKGRLKLITLYRFEHSPFVDSFIVDREIGGRTGERFKQSADEGESILRGEYSWRTGGGTDWQVALEGAYNTLDVDSEFAVLQPDGSFLPVTFGGERTKVEEKRGEASLTWGRSLASNLTAQVNLGAEYSELTSSGPGGLTRRFIRPKGKVALAWKVGGKTTINWFLQRRVDQLDFFDFASSVDVANGQGNGGNGLLVPPVLNRTELEFVQDMGGWGNASVAFAYAYAQDLVDQVPLSPTTEGRGNLPPSHLYRISSKATLLLDRLGWKGARINSDVTWRRNRVRDPLTGLWRDQSGGQEYVVDLSLRHDIPGTDLAWGGGYFDERYSPNLRLNAIEKEYTDGPFVTAFIEHKDVAGFTVKLSYRNLAGMKDGFNRTVFVDRRDGPVAFSEQRLRKFGRFFQLTVTGTL, encoded by the coding sequence ATGTCGGCCGTTTTTCACGGGTCATCGATTGTCGTTGCAGCGCTGCTGTCGGTCGCGCCCGCCGCGGCGCAGGAGCCCACCGGCGACGCGCCGCCCGCGATCCCGGTCCCGGTGAATGGCGCCGAACGTTATACGCCCGCCGATTTCACGCGCTTCGCACCGCGCACCGCGCTCGACATGGTCGAAAAGGTGCCGGGTTTCCTTATCCTCACCGGCACCAACGGAGGCAACCGCGGACTGGGGGCAGCGACCGAGAATGTCCTGATCAACGGCGAGCGCATCGCGAACAAGTCGACCGACGCGCGCACCGCACTCGCACGAATCACCGCCGCCGAGGTCGCCTATATCGACATCGTCGACGGCGCCGGACTGAATGTGCCGGGGCTGACCGGACAGGTCGCGAATGTCGTGCTCGTCGCGGGCGCAGGGAGCGGCGGATTCAAGACGACCATCCGTTGGCAGCCCGAATGGCGCCCGCGGCTGGAGAAAAACTGGCTGAACGGCGAGATTTCGACGACGGGCAAGCTTGGCGGCACGAATGTAACGCTGAGCCTGAAGAACGAGGCGCGACGTCAGGGGCATTGGGGCCCCGAACAGCGTTTCGACGGCAATGGCGACCTGCTGTTCGTGCGCGACGAGTTCGGCCGCTACAACGCCGACCAGCCGCGCCTGTCGGCGGCGCTCGCACGCACGACCGCGAACGGCAACAAATGGAATTTCAATCTGGGCGGTCAGCTGGTCAACCTTGACGAACGGGTGGACGGGATTTCGGTTCAGCCCGGCGCCGGCACGGTGCGCGAGGCATTTCGGTTCACCGAAGACGAGCATAATTTCGATATCGGCGGCGATTACGAACTGGGGCTGGGCAAGGGGCGGCTGAAGCTGATCACCCTGTACCGCTTCGAGCACAGCCCGTTCGTCGACAGCTTCATCGTCGACCGTGAGATCGGCGGGCGGACGGGCGAGCGCTTCAAGCAAAGCGCCGACGAAGGCGAGTCGATCCTGCGCGGCGAATATAGCTGGCGCACCGGAGGGGGGACCGACTGGCAGGTCGCGCTGGAGGGCGCGTACAACACGCTCGACGTTGATTCCGAATTTGCGGTGCTGCAACCCGACGGCAGCTTCCTGCCCGTCACCTTCGGCGGCGAGCGGACCAAGGTCGAGGAGAAGCGCGGCGAGGCGTCGCTGACATGGGGGCGCTCGCTCGCGTCGAATCTGACCGCGCAGGTCAATCTTGGCGCCGAATATAGCGAACTGACCTCGTCGGGCCCGGGCGGGCTGACGCGCCGCTTCATCCGGCCGAAGGGCAAGGTCGCGCTGGCGTGGAAGGTCGGCGGCAAGACGACGATCAACTGGTTCCTGCAGCGCCGCGTCGACCAGCTCGACTTTTTCGATTTCGCGAGCTCTGTCGACGTCGCGAACGGGCAAGGCAATGGCGGCAACGGCCTGTTGGTGCCGCCGGTGCTCAATCGTACCGAGCTGGAATTCGTTCAGGACATGGGCGGGTGGGGCAATGCGTCGGTCGCCTTCGCTTATGCCTATGCACAGGATCTGGTCGATCAGGTGCCATTGTCACCGACGACCGAGGGGCGCGGCAATCTGCCGCCTTCGCATCTCTATCGCATCAGTTCGAAGGCGACGCTTCTGCTCGACCGGCTGGGGTGGAAAGGCGCGCGGATCAACAGCGACGTCACCTGGCGCCGTAACCGCGTGCGCGACCCGCTCACCGGGCTGTGGCGCGACCAGAGCGGGGGGCAGGAATATGTCGTCGACCTCAGTCTGCGTCACGATATTCCCGGCACCGATCTGGCATGGGGCGGCGGCTATTTCGACGAACGCTACAGCCCGAATTTGCGGCTCAATGCGATCGAAAAGGAATATACCGACGGGCCGTTCGTCACCGCCTTTATCGAGCATAAGGATGTCGCGGGATTCACGGTAAAGCTGTCGTACCGCAACCTTGCGGGGATGAAGGACGGGTTCAACCGCACGGTGTTCGTCGACCGGCGCGACGGGCCGGTGGCCTTCAGCGAACAAAGGCTGCGCAAGTTCGGGCGCTTTTTCCAGCTGACGGTGACGGGGACGCTTTAG
- the gpmA gene encoding 2,3-diphosphoglycerate-dependent phosphoglycerate mutase: protein MPQLILIRHGQSQWNLENRFTGWWDVDVTEKGVAEAVAAGELMKAKGIAPDTCFTSVQSRAIKTLNLALEAMGRLWLPVTKDWRLNERHYGGLTGLDKAETAAKHGDDQVKIWRRSFDIPPPPLEAGSPWDLSTDPRYAGIDIPSAESLKDTIERVLPYYEAAIVPQLAAGKTVLISAHGNSLRALVKHLSGISDADITGLEIPTGQPIVYELNDDLSARERYYLSEK, encoded by the coding sequence ATGCCCCAGCTCATCCTCATCCGTCACGGCCAGTCGCAGTGGAATCTCGAAAACCGCTTCACCGGCTGGTGGGATGTCGATGTCACCGAAAAGGGCGTCGCCGAAGCGGTCGCCGCAGGCGAGCTGATGAAGGCGAAGGGCATCGCCCCCGACACCTGCTTCACCTCGGTCCAGTCGCGCGCAATCAAGACTTTGAACCTCGCGCTCGAGGCGATGGGCCGTTTATGGCTCCCCGTCACCAAGGACTGGCGCCTCAACGAGCGTCATTATGGTGGCCTCACCGGGCTCGACAAGGCCGAGACTGCGGCGAAGCATGGCGACGATCAGGTCAAGATCTGGCGCCGCAGCTTCGATATCCCGCCGCCGCCGCTCGAAGCTGGTTCGCCGTGGGACCTGTCGACCGATCCGCGCTATGCCGGCATCGATATTCCTTCGGCCGAAAGCCTGAAGGATACTATCGAGCGCGTGCTGCCTTATTATGAAGCCGCGATCGTGCCGCAGCTTGCCGCGGGCAAGACCGTTCTGATCTCGGCGCACGGCAACAGCCTGCGCGCGCTCGTCAAGCATCTGTCGGGCATTTCGGACGCCGATATCACCGGGCTCGAAATCCCGACCGGCCAGCCGATCGTTTATGAGCTGAACGACGATCTGTCGGCGCGCGAGCGTTATTACCTCAGCGAGAAATAA
- a CDS encoding DUF4136 domain-containing protein: MTRHLSVALLGSAALALGGCATAVPPVEVTRFHTNAAPGWAPGTRYAIATAPLDAPGNGAPGTAMPSLEWNSYRAAVDQQLQRQGLVAAGSGERAPLLVRIAFDRSEQLPEGRRSPVSVGVGGSTGSYGSGVGLGIGINLGGGPKRMADLQLSVRIDDAATGQALWEGRALTAVPVKAPANQPSLAAAKLAEALFKDFPGESGRTISVK, from the coding sequence ATGACGCGTCATCTTTCCGTCGCCCTGCTTGGTTCAGCGGCGCTCGCTCTCGGGGGCTGCGCCACCGCGGTTCCCCCGGTCGAAGTCACCCGCTTTCACACCAACGCGGCGCCGGGTTGGGCACCAGGGACGCGTTACGCCATCGCGACCGCGCCGCTCGATGCTCCGGGGAACGGGGCACCTGGTACGGCCATGCCCTCGCTCGAATGGAACAGCTATCGCGCCGCAGTCGACCAGCAGCTCCAGCGGCAGGGTCTTGTCGCGGCGGGCTCGGGCGAACGCGCGCCGCTCCTCGTCCGTATCGCCTTTGACCGCAGCGAGCAGCTTCCGGAAGGCCGCCGTTCGCCCGTATCGGTCGGCGTTGGCGGTTCGACGGGCAGCTATGGGTCGGGTGTCGGCCTTGGAATCGGGATCAATCTTGGTGGCGGTCCCAAGCGGATGGCCGATCTTCAGCTCTCGGTGCGCATCGACGATGCCGCGACGGGTCAGGCGCTGTGGGAAGGCCGCGCGCTGACCGCCGTTCCGGTAAAGGCGCCCGCCAACCAGCCCAGCCTTGCCGCGGCGAAATTGGCTGAAGCCTTATTCAAGGACTTCCCCGGGGAATCGGGACGCACTATCAGCGTCAAATGA
- a CDS encoding cell wall hydrolase: protein MSRILNVAGMAAVGMTAASMLLLAEPGFASDLAADANIPAIILPGADAPAADETADLPTDGELPVEDSKKTEDDVAPEPKPAPVTADSLAELVAETPKPADIDPELRCLAGAVYFESRGESLPGQLAVAHVVINRAQSGRFPKSLCGVVHQKSQFSFVRGGRMPAIRNAAQWNNAVAIAQIARDGSWKNHAPGALFFHARYVSPGWRKTRIAQIDNHIFYR, encoded by the coding sequence ATGAGTCGCATTTTGAACGTAGCCGGCATGGCTGCCGTCGGCATGACTGCCGCCTCCATGCTGCTTTTGGCGGAACCGGGCTTCGCAAGCGATCTTGCGGCCGACGCCAATATTCCTGCGATCATCCTGCCGGGCGCCGATGCGCCGGCTGCGGATGAAACGGCGGACCTGCCGACCGATGGCGAACTGCCGGTCGAAGACAGCAAGAAAACCGAAGACGATGTCGCACCCGAGCCGAAGCCGGCCCCGGTGACCGCCGATTCGCTCGCCGAACTCGTCGCCGAAACGCCAAAGCCCGCTGACATCGATCCCGAACTGCGCTGCCTCGCCGGCGCGGTCTATTTCGAATCACGCGGCGAATCGCTTCCTGGCCAACTCGCGGTCGCGCATGTCGTGATCAACCGTGCCCAATCGGGCCGTTTCCCCAAGAGCCTCTGCGGCGTCGTCCATCAGAAAAGCCAGTTCAGCTTCGTGCGCGGCGGCCGGATGCCCGCCATCCGCAACGCCGCGCAGTGGAACAACGCGGTCGCGATCGCGCAGATCGCGCGGGACGGTAGCTGGAAGAACCACGCCCCGGGCGCGCTCTTCTTCCACGCGCGCTATGTCTCGCCGGGCTGGCGCAAGACGCGCATCGCGCAGATCGACAACCACATCTTCTATCGTTGA
- the raiA gene encoding ribosome-associated translation inhibitor RaiA, whose protein sequence is MEIRVSGHQIETGEALQSHVSDRMNAIADKYFSRAIGAHATFGKGPHDSFQCDIVAHVMQGLVLKGHGQAQDAHVAFEGAAERIEKQLRRYMRRLKDHNNGVAAPSPTVDEIEDNAGYTVFDAGSEEDAGDAPAIIAETRVDIPSSSVSDAVMMLDLRNTNALLFVNSKTGTHNMVYRRDDGTIGWVEPR, encoded by the coding sequence ATGGAAATCCGCGTCTCTGGCCACCAGATCGAAACCGGCGAAGCGCTGCAGTCGCACGTATCGGATCGGATGAACGCGATTGCCGACAAATATTTCTCCCGCGCGATCGGCGCGCATGCGACCTTCGGCAAGGGGCCGCATGACAGTTTCCAGTGCGACATCGTCGCGCATGTGATGCAGGGGTTGGTGCTGAAGGGGCATGGCCAGGCACAGGATGCGCATGTCGCGTTCGAAGGCGCCGCCGAGCGTATCGAAAAGCAGCTCAGGCGCTACATGCGGCGATTGAAGGATCACAACAACGGCGTGGCAGCACCTTCGCCGACCGTCGACGAGATCGAGGACAATGCGGGCTACACCGTGTTCGACGCCGGTAGCGAAGAGGATGCGGGCGACGCGCCGGCGATCATCGCCGAAACCCGCGTCGATATTCCGAGCAGCAGCGTGTCCGACGCGGTGATGATGCTCGACCTCCGCAACACCAACGCGCTGCTCTTCGTCAACAGCAAGACCGGCACGCATAATATGGTCTATCGCCGCGACGACGGGACGATCGGCTGGGTCGAACCACGATAA
- a CDS encoding PTS sugar transporter subunit IIA: MNLSSLLYPATVRAHVQLDSKKALFPFVGDLAARSLGLDAGEVSEALLERERLGSTGFGRGIALPHAKMADLGGVRGLFLQLAKPIEFNAVDGLPVDLLFILLSPLDAGADHLKALAGVSRMLRNDAIAERLRGAKNDEALYALLADTETRDAA, translated from the coding sequence ATGAATCTTTCTTCCCTTCTTTATCCAGCGACCGTGCGCGCGCACGTCCAGCTCGATTCGAAAAAGGCGCTCTTCCCCTTCGTCGGCGACCTCGCGGCGCGTTCGCTCGGTCTCGATGCGGGCGAAGTCAGCGAGGCGCTGCTGGAACGCGAGCGCCTCGGATCGACCGGCTTCGGTCGCGGGATCGCCCTGCCGCACGCCAAGATGGCCGACCTCGGCGGCGTGCGCGGGTTGTTCCTGCAACTCGCGAAACCGATCGAATTCAACGCGGTCGACGGTCTGCCGGTCGACCTGCTGTTCATCCTGCTGTCGCCGCTGGACGCCGGTGCCGACCATTTGAAGGCGCTTGCGGGTGTGTCGCGCATGCTACGCAACGACGCGATCGCCGAACGACTGCGCGGGGCGAAGAATGACGAGGCGCTTTACGCGCTGCTCGCCGACACCGAAACGCGTGACGCGGCGTAA
- a CDS encoding M14-type cytosolic carboxypeptidase, with protein sequence MTISINAAFDSGNIVVENVDGTSARLSIRKDRESDFFQWFHFRVSCAVGDALDLAITGLADSAYPDGWPGYAACASTDRETWFRLDTSYDAGTLTIQHTAESPILYIAYFAPYSMERHQDLVAQIAECEGVTYRCLGTSLEGQPIDCLEMGTGDTQVWLYARQHPGESMAEWWMEGALEKLVDPADPHARSLRQKCRFHIVPNMNPDGSCRGHLRTNFAGVNLNREWDNPTAERSPEVLAVRNAMDATGVDWAMDVHGDEAIPAVFLAGFEGIPSLKTEQTEKYKAFETALAANTPDFQLDLGYAETAPGQANLSMSTTQLAERFGAVSMTLEMPFKDNRDLPDPVAGWSPERSKLLAHACLATLDQLL encoded by the coding sequence ATGACCATCAGCATCAACGCCGCTTTCGACAGCGGCAATATCGTCGTGGAAAATGTCGACGGCACGTCGGCGCGCCTTTCGATTCGCAAGGACCGCGAATCGGACTTTTTCCAATGGTTCCACTTTCGCGTCTCGTGCGCCGTCGGCGATGCGCTCGATCTCGCGATCACGGGCCTCGCCGATTCGGCCTATCCCGACGGCTGGCCTGGCTATGCCGCCTGCGCCAGTACCGATCGCGAAACCTGGTTCCGCCTCGACACCAGCTATGACGCGGGCACGCTGACGATCCAGCACACCGCCGAAAGCCCCATTCTCTATATCGCCTATTTCGCGCCCTATTCGATGGAGCGTCATCAGGATCTCGTCGCCCAGATCGCCGAATGCGAAGGCGTGACTTATCGCTGCCTCGGCACCAGCCTTGAAGGTCAACCGATCGACTGCCTCGAAATGGGCACGGGCGACACACAGGTCTGGCTTTATGCGCGCCAGCATCCGGGCGAGAGCATGGCGGAATGGTGGATGGAAGGCGCGCTGGAAAAGCTCGTCGACCCTGCTGACCCGCATGCGCGTTCGCTGCGCCAGAAATGCCGCTTCCACATCGTCCCGAATATGAATCCGGACGGTTCGTGCCGCGGCCATCTGCGCACCAATTTCGCCGGCGTGAATCTCAACCGCGAATGGGACAATCCGACTGCCGAACGCAGCCCCGAGGTGCTTGCGGTCCGCAATGCGATGGACGCGACGGGTGTCGACTGGGCGATGGACGTCCACGGCGACGAAGCGATCCCCGCGGTCTTCCTCGCGGGCTTCGAAGGCATCCCGTCGCTGAAGACGGAGCAGACAGAGAAATATAAGGCTTTCGAAACCGCGCTCGCCGCGAACACCCCTGATTTCCAGCTCGACCTCGGCTATGCCGAAACCGCGCCGGGGCAGGCGAATCTGTCTATGTCGACGACGCAGCTCGCCGAACGTTTCGGTGCGGTGTCGATGACGCTCGAAATGCCTTTCAAGGATAATCGCGACCTGCCCGACCCTGTCGCCGGTTGGTCACCCGAACGTTCGAAATTGCTCGCGCACGCGTGCCTCGCGACGCTGGACCAGCTTCTCTGA
- the dapD gene encoding 2,3,4,5-tetrahydropyridine-2,6-dicarboxylate N-succinyltransferase has translation MSTDLQATIEAAWDARDTLGLTTTGAVREAVETALAGLDDGSYRVAARDASGTWQVNQWLKKAVLLSFRLNDMELIEGGPGGARWWDKVPSKFAGWGENRFRDAGFRAVPGSIVRRGAYISKGAVLMPSFVNIGAYVGEGSMVDAWATVGSCAQIGANVHLSGGAGIGGVLEPLQAGPVVIEDGAFIGARAEVAEGVIVREGAVLSMGVYLGASTKIIDRATGEVFIGEVPAYSVVVPGSLPGKPLPDGTPGPSLYCAVIVKRVDAQTRAKTGINELLRD, from the coding sequence ATGAGCACCGACCTGCAAGCCACAATCGAAGCCGCATGGGACGCCCGCGATACGCTGGGGCTGACGACGACGGGCGCGGTACGTGAGGCGGTCGAGACCGCGCTCGCAGGGCTCGACGACGGCAGCTATCGTGTCGCGGCACGCGATGCGAGCGGGACGTGGCAGGTCAATCAGTGGTTGAAGAAGGCGGTGTTGCTGTCGTTCCGCCTCAACGACATGGAATTGATCGAAGGCGGGCCCGGCGGCGCGCGCTGGTGGGACAAGGTGCCCTCGAAATTCGCCGGCTGGGGCGAGAATCGTTTCCGTGACGCGGGCTTCCGCGCCGTTCCGGGTTCGATCGTCCGTCGCGGCGCCTATATCAGCAAGGGTGCAGTGCTGATGCCGAGCTTTGTCAACATCGGCGCCTATGTTGGCGAGGGGTCGATGGTCGATGCCTGGGCTACCGTCGGCAGTTGCGCGCAGATCGGCGCGAACGTCCACCTGTCGGGCGGCGCCGGGATCGGCGGCGTCCTGGAACCGCTGCAGGCAGGCCCGGTGGTGATCGAGGACGGCGCCTTCATCGGCGCGCGCGCCGAGGTTGCCGAGGGCGTGATCGTGCGCGAGGGCGCGGTGCTGTCGATGGGCGTCTATCTCGGCGCCTCGACCAAGATCATCGACCGCGCGACGGGTGAGGTTTTCATCGGCGAAGTGCCGGCATATTCGGTCGTTGTGCCAGGGTCGCTGCCGGGCAAGCCGCTGCCCGACGGAACGCCGGGGCCGTCGCTCTATTGCGCGGTGATCGTCAAGCGTGTCGATGCGCAAACGCGCGCGAAGACCGGTATCAACGAGCTGCTGCGCGACTGA
- a CDS encoding GNAT family N-acetyltransferase — MRKADAWRIVEDDLSGAAIRALLEVHFAGMLANSPAESCHFLDFDGLRADGVTFWSIHRGDELAGCGALKMLGSAHGEIKSMRTAEPFLRQGVAAHMLDHIIGVASERGLERLSLETGSSGAFEPALALYRRYGFVECEPFADYRPDPFSHFMTRIL; from the coding sequence ATGCGAAAGGCGGACGCCTGGCGGATCGTCGAGGATGATTTGTCGGGCGCCGCCATCCGCGCGCTGCTCGAAGTCCATTTCGCCGGCATGCTTGCGAATTCGCCGGCCGAAAGCTGCCACTTCCTCGACTTCGATGGCCTCCGCGCGGATGGGGTGACTTTCTGGTCCATCCACCGCGGCGACGAGCTTGCAGGCTGCGGCGCACTCAAGATGCTGGGTAGCGCGCATGGCGAGATCAAGTCGATGCGCACCGCCGAACCCTTTCTGCGGCAGGGCGTTGCCGCGCACATGCTCGACCATATCATCGGGGTCGCGAGCGAACGGGGTCTCGAACGCCTCAGTCTCGAAACCGGATCGAGCGGGGCGTTCGAACCCGCGCTCGCGCTTTACCGGCGTTATGGTTTCGTCGAGTGCGAGCCATTCGCCGATTACCGGCCTGACCCGTTCAGCCACTTCATGACGCGTATTCTCTGA